DNA sequence from the Sylvia atricapilla isolate bSylAtr1 chromosome 15, bSylAtr1.pri, whole genome shotgun sequence genome:
GAGGATCACGACTGGGAGGCGTACAAGGTACCGCCGACCCGCACCCCCGTCTCCGAGAGGACTACGTCGGTGCCCAACCCCGTCAACTACTTCCAGACCGCCTTCAACTATGTCTTCGACGCGCCCGTCACCTTCGTCCGAGGTATCGGCGGGATGAGACCCTCCCCCCGTACCTCCGTCCCCTCCCTGTGGGAGTTGAGCAGCGATGCGGGGACGGGGACACCGGGATGGGCACACCGGGGCACGGGGCAAAGGCGTGAGGACACGGGCACCTGGACAGGCAAAGGCACACGcaaggacacagggacactggtCCTGACAGTAACAGCAcgggcagagggacaggacactGGGACACAGAGAAATACATGGTGTGGACAGGACatgggacacagcacagagggacagacacacagctggGCATGAGCTGGACACAGTAATGGACCCACTGCTGCAATCTGGGGAGGTGGCAGTGGGCAGTGGCAGCACGGGGGCAGCGCTGCCCCTCGGAGCTGGGGCCGGGGTGTGTGaccgggctgtccctgtgcagacTGGATCGAGCGTATCCGAAACAAGAACAAGTTCTACTACTACCACCAGAAGTTCCGCCGTGTGCCTGACCTGAGCGAGTGCCTGGAGGGTGACTACCTGTGCTACTATGAGGCCGAGGCTCAGTGGAGGAGGGACAGGTATGGCTGCCCCTGGACACTCCCCAGGGGGGCTCACAGCAGAGCACACGGCTCTGTGACCTGCAGCATTTTGATGCTTGGGTGCTGAGGCACCTCTAGCCCACCCCATGGCACATCAGTGTATGGTGGCATTAGGGACTAGGACCCTGAAAATCCCAGAGCTTCCACATTCCACTGGGTTCCCTCACCCCTTGGTTCAGCTTTTCTGCCATCTCATGGCTGCTGTAGCATTCCTCAACATCTTTCCTGCAGGATGGTTGATCAGGAAATCGTGGAGATAGTCCGGGAAAGGATGGCTGCGTGCAAGCAGAGGGAAGGGCCCAACCAGTTCCAGAACTGTGCCAaggagatggagctgctggcacaggtcACCAAGGCCTACCAGGACAGATGTGagtgtggcagcagcacacagggaaaggGTTCTAAACCCAGGGAAGGGGGGTCTGAAACCAAGTCCCACACTCCTCATGGAACACAGGCTTGTGGGAGGCACTGCTCAGGCATTCCCTTTCTGTTTCAGACGGTGATCTGGGTTACCATGGGAATGCACGGACCTGCCTGATGAAGCAGAAGCACAGGATgatggaggagaggaaagcagcacaagAAAAGCAGTAGAGTTGTAACAGTTCCTCCCTCCATGGTGCTGGTATCCAAGTGCATGTTGCTTCCTTGACCTCTGATGCCGTTGGCCTCCACAATAAAAAACAGACATCTGTACAGCTGGGATCTGTATTTGTTCTTTGAAGAGCTCTGCAAGCCCTCAGCTCCAGGCACTTGGGGCTGCCACTACTGGGGTTTGCCTTGGGACCTCTTCCACTCCTCCGTGAGCCACCAGAACACCAGAACTCTGCCCTGGCTCACAATTCCCTCACTTTGAGTA
Encoded proteins:
- the NDUFB10 gene encoding NADH dehydrogenase [ubiquinone] 1 beta subcomplex subunit 10 — translated: MPEDHDWEAYKVPPTRTPVSERTTSVPNPVNYFQTAFNYVFDAPVTFVRDWIERIRNKNKFYYYHQKFRRVPDLSECLEGDYLCYYEAEAQWRRDRMVDQEIVEIVRERMAACKQREGPNQFQNCAKEMELLAQVTKAYQDRYGDLGYHGNARTCLMKQKHRMMEERKAAQEKQ